The Aedes albopictus strain Foshan chromosome 2, AalbF5, whole genome shotgun sequence region ATCTTCAAAAGTTTATTCAATAAAGAGATAATGGAAGTGAACCACTATCAAATGTGGTTATTATTATTTATCCGAAATATGAAggttagggtggctcaagcttgtatagTAAAAACAACACCTCAAAAAGTTCGATAGGCACCTCtcttatttcgttctatatgatgcCACGATACTTTAGTTAAATTCTCAGTTCAATCCGTTGCCATTTAGGCgttgctaaactcgtttgaagtttgtatggaagtatagggtagaagcttcagttttggccagcccggagttttggccatagtgcggtattcagcctgttacgatctaaatcggcataaatttattttttactagtagattctaatataatatgatgattacagctgtgaaaaccatacattttgattaaaaaatggaagaaaaaaatatgttttcttaaaaaatcagttCCCATAtctctattttggccagggtgcttctaatttggccactcccataagaaatacacgcgattagccaaaatagaaaccaaagctgagaatatggccaaaactgcggcaatgcttctattttggccagcgccacttttaatacgaaaatcatgtattagcttgatttctgcatttttctaataaagtatagattgaaacctttcatttaacacattggtagttttcattggattattgcttatttttataaaaatgatttcccttagactggccaaaaccggtgcccgcaccctatatggGAAAACATTCCTTCAATAATCTCTttcgaaattcccccaggaaccaTTTCCCggattcctgcgggaactccttccggcatttcttcgagaactccttacgaaattctttcaaaaactgcttccaggatttcttcaggagcttcttcccggattcatctaagaatttcttccgggattccactgggaactcCTTCCAGTATTCTTCTGAGAACTCCCTCccggattcctgcaagaatttctttcaggattcctccagaagttctttccgggattgtttcagggatcgtatcaggattcttccgggaaatccttcagggatacctccgagAACTCTTTTCTTTTTGGAATTGCTTCCTGTTTTCCTCAGGAACTtcgtcaggaattcttacagattcTTTTCcgtttattctggaattctcccGGATGTTTCTCCAGATGCAAATCCGTCAGAAGATTagtaggaaattcttccaggagtaatttaaagaattcctccttaAGTTTTTAAATGGAATGCTcttaattcctacaggagttccttaaagaattcctccaacagtgtcttaaagaaattctccaacagcttcggaaggaattcctactggaaatcctAGAATAAATAAAAACTTCTGATAATATTCCAAAACAAACTTTTAAGagcatctcggaaggaactcctggagaattctcaaaactccaagagaaatccagAATCCCCCGAAATGattaggaggaatcattgaaggaatcccagcttgAATTTataaggaatccaggaagaatcccagaggggatttctgaaggaagcaGTCTTATTAGAGATCAcattcatttgaaccttttcatcgatattcggcctcctttgtgtCCGACATTCaccacacaagcaatcaaactacagtacgaaacaaaaatgtcaaacgaatgcacttcaccacgatagcgtctcCGGGAGACGGtttggcttttgttattcctgtcttcttccataatgagagctgtgttggtcAAATGtgtatcgtattcaatgcaacatgcagaAATAAACTGATACTAACATTCACAATCGGAATTGGCTgcaaatctatgcgaaaagcttgaattagacaaatgtcattgtGTCAGAAGATAACGATTTGACGCTTTCTTATGTTTAATGAATTTCGTTCCACCGCTCGTGCTGTGTgtatagcgcacgaatgtaacaaagcaagctgacacccgactgcggcaacgaaatgaaggtagtgaaaagtgtcgaatgtttacaagactggaagGAAGCCCATGAAGAATCTTAGATGGAGCTACCTGAACAACCACAAAAAAAACTCCCAGAAgaaacctggaaaaaaatctgaagcgaTAACTTCTAGTTAAAGAGTTTTAAAAGTTCGATGATAACTACTGGTACAAAAGATACAGATAGGTTGAatgttgacaataaaaatgcatcaaGCCAGAAAAATATAAtagcaaaaaatgctgaagtcatatCGTGTTGATCTCATCGGCAAATTTATTCATAagcacacaagaaacatatgaggggcccagaatcaaaggggtgtaagtgactattttgtcgattttgagctgagcatataaaaaaatcagatttcaagctttcaggaacttttttaagattatgtttacgatgattagaaaaattacaataaatcggagaaaattgggtcaattttgaaactccatacatactgtatgggatgaaaaattggtgaaaaacattAAAACCTCTGTTGCGGGAGCAAATCGTTTATCCGAACTCTTTTTAGCATTACGCAAACTCCGAGTTATTCTGGGTGCGATACAGCTTAAAGCTGGAATGTTTTATTTTAATTAGTATACAAGAAAGCATAGTTAAGGATTATCTTACAAATTTCGGTTTGGAGCTCGTTTGTGCTCGTCTAACGTATTTGTCCAGTAACCTGTGATAATTCAGATGTAGGTTAGAACAATACATTTTTGGAATAATTAAATACTTACAAGTTTGATCGTGTAGGAATGTTTCTAGTTATAAGTTACAACTGTAGATTTAAGTTCCTTTGTAGATATAGCATAATTAATATAAGCTTTACGTTTAATAACGAATAACTTTGGGTATTCGTTCAACTTGCACGTATTTCGGCTCTCAGGCCATGACAAAGACTTCTCATTTCATACTTCTCTTTTCTGCATGTCATCGTTTGGCTGTTGGCAGATTCATGTCATCACCGATGTCAAATCGGACAGTGTTGGCAGCAACATactcccccccgtaacactggccaGAGGTTCAGTTTTACCAATGTTTCGATTCTATGAATCTGCCAGCGTATCGACAATCCAATGCTTTAATTGACCTGCTACCAGGCTTATTACAAATTCCAATAAATCtatcaaataaaaaatcaaattaaaaaaaaaaactacttcggCCTTTGTGCTGTGCACGATGCCTTCTATAAACATTTCCCTTCAGTTATGCATGTTGATTCAATCAGGATTCAAGCATCGCGTCGTAACTGTAGCACACTGTTGGTGTTGTTGTGATCGATGTTGGTGATCGCGGCAGACAGATAACAGATCTTGATGTCCGGAGTTGGCGAGAGTTTTCTCTCTTTCATAAACCCTTTCGATGCCCAAAGTGTACCTGTCACTAGTAGCGTCCATGAAGTTCATTGAGTTGGTGGAATTGGCGGCGGCTGTTTGTTTCCTATCCAGAATTGCGCGACCTACCCCCGGTGGAGCGTCCTGTACGGATTGGTGGCTCAGTAGCTTTTTGGTTTGGGCGATCTTTGTGGCAATGAAAGTGAAATGGCAATCTACCTCCTCGGTGTATTTGTTGTCGATCTGACCGGGATGATCCAAAACGATGACTCGAGATGTAAAGCCAACAGATTCCTTGGGTGGGTTATCCTTGAAGTCATCCGTGATGTTGTTCACACTGATAAGATTTAGGTCTTCGAGCACCGTTACCTGTAGAGCTTCGTGATGAGTTTCAGCGGACTTGATTGAGGAAGTCGAGTTTAGTTGGGCGAATACTACTGGCATATGTGGTTTTAGAGTGTCATTTCTGATACGATCAACTTTTACCATCCCTTTACTGCAGATTTCATAAAACTCATGCTTCTTGAAAGCGGTTGTTATCTTCAtcacatggaacaacttttgacaaTTAGTACCAATGATGGCAATCTGACCGCAAATCGCAAGTGTGTCGCACTGCTTCTCTTGCTGTACTGACGAACGCCAGCAAGTAACATCTAATGCCAAACAGAAAACTCTGTGCCGTTCCCATTGAACTAAGAGCAGACCATGATATGAGTGGATCTCCGTGTACTTCATTTCGGTTTTGTTCGGAACGGTACCTGTCCAAGTGGTTGTGAGATCTCGAAACGATAAACGCTGTACGACAAATCGGCCTAGCAGAGATCGGCTGCGAATACCAGAGCTGGATCGTTGAAGGGTTCGATATTGATCACAATCATTGTGAGCTCGAAGTAGAACACGATTCTCTTGTCGATGGTATGACAACGATGAATTGCGCTGCTCTGCTGATCTAGGGTTAATTCTCTCGGAGATGATCGACAGTGATCTTTCGGATATAACGGTGAGTGTCGTACCTGACTTGAGTTGTGCTGGCGTTGATGTCGGAGATTGATCGGAATAGGAAATCTCAACCACAGAACCTGCTGTAGCATCTGTGTTCGACGTAGAAGCGTAGTCGAGAAATTGATCGTCGTCGGTCGAGTTGTAAAGCATAGAAATTGGCTGCATTTTCGCCGTTGTAACGATGTTAATTTTGATTTCGTCTAAGGTAGCTGAAAACATGTTACTTTTCACAGTACCCAACCGATCGTATCTCTTCTGGGACACCAAAGAGAATTTTCCATTGAATTTCGTATCCATCGTATCAAAATTCCGTTTAACCTTCGGGAACTGTCCTGTGTCCGGGTCCAACTGACAGTGAACCGTTTCAACCTCAATCATTGTTGATCGAAGATCAGGCCGCTTCCACACCTGTAGTTGGATCATATTAACCACTGTTCCCCACCGGTTTGATGGTGGTGCGAACTGTTTCGGCCACTGTACATGCACCGTGACTGTGAGACGATCGCAGTAAAAGatcgttttgttttgattatgccTTTTTCGTTGATCTGAAATACGCACTCGCTCTCGGTAACCCTTATCGTTGGGAGGTGCGATACTATCGCCGTTCACCAGACCTTTTATCGCTGCTAAGGAAGCAGCGCGGATATCACGTTTGGTTGGCTCCATGTTGTCGTTGCTGGAGCTGGATATTTTTAAAACCTTTGGATTCACTTCGAGAATCGCACTGGAGCTCTGAGGCTGAGTCTCGCAAAAGTATAGCTGATCAGCGGCGTCTCCAACTTGCATCAGCTGTTTTGGTAGACATGGGTAGTTTTCCGACCGTACTAGTGATCGTTTCAGTGTGTCAGCTTGTACGTCGGCCgtcgatttgttgttattgatCAACGGTTTGATGTCCGTTTTCTCGCTACGTACAGAGCTCTTCTTCGCGAGTAGTTTCTGCAACAGTTCGTATTTTGCCTGCATAGCCTTCCTCTCGAATACCAGAATCCGTTCCTCAACGTCTAGTATGCGCTGCTGGATTGCGCGTTCTTCATCTAGTTGTTTTAGCCTTAGAGCTATGCGATCATTCACCCCACTCTTGGTTGATGAGGGGCTAACTCGTAAACAACTGCGGCTGGTCATCGGTAGCTTCTTATATGTATCGGGGTGCGAAAATTTGCCACATCCTCCCGTTCTAGCTTCATTGGAAGATTCGGGGCGCGGAAGATTGTCGCAGCTTCCCGTACGGACTTCGTTCTGCAATTTGGGGCGCGGAGTTTGGTCGCAGTCTCCCATTTTCGATATGTTAGACAGATCGTGAAATTTTACCACGAAATTTCTTTAAGTTTGTTGCGGGAGCAAATCGTTTATCCGAACTCTTTTTAGCATTACGCAAACTCCGAGTTATTCTGGGTGCGATACAGCTTAAAGCTGGACTGTTTTATTTTAATTAGTATACAAGAAAGCATAGTTAAGGATTATCTTACAAATTTCGGTTTGGAGCTTGTTTGTGCTCGTCTAACGTATTTGTCCAGTAACCTGTGATAATTCAGATGTAGGTTAGAACAATACATTTTTGGAATAATTAAATACTTACAAGTTTGATCGTGTAGGAATGTTTCTAGTTATAAGTTACAACTGTAGATTTAAGTTCCTTTGTAGATATAGCATAATTAATATAAGCTTTACGTTTAATAACGAATAACTTTGGGTATTCGTTCAACTTGCACGTATTTCGGCTCTCAGGCCATGACAAAGACTTCTCATTTCATACTTCTCTTTTCTGCATGTCATCGTTTGGCTGTTGGCAGATTCATGTCATCACCGATGTCAAATCGGACAGTGTTGGCAGCAACAacctcatttatttttttttgctcgtTGGCAAGCAAACATGCTGGAATGGatcttaatgaaaaaaaaaatcgaaatttgtttTGCATACCTACCTACTTTGTTTTTCGAAGGCTCTGCTTCGGCTGATAAGCAATAGTGCAAGTGCAGTTATCGGACAACTTCTACAACATTTCAATTCCAAAGGAAAATTGTATCCACCGGTGCGGTCATCTGGGCGACGTGCCGAGTGACATTTTGGGAGCAGGGAGGGAAGATGTACACGAGCGTTCGCGTATGAGTGAGATTTTTTTCGTTAGCAACGGAACAAGTTTACCCGAAGAGACCCGAAGTTGAGCCGAAATTTCTTATAGCAAACCGAGTCGGCTGCTGATGAGTTTTCTTAAAACCTTGAAACATCACAGAAAAGTAGCAAACACCATCGATATTTGCTACCAGATCGCATCAGAGGGATGCTTGCTAGTAATTGCCCTACAATTTCCTAATTTATttgcacatttgaagaaattttctgttttatggtgcaaaaagtttccataacaaattccaatcgtgaaccgaaagaacagaaaaagaataagaagctCAGAAAATTCACCGAAAAACGGCAAAATTCACCAGCCGTCGGCCACGCACACGACCATACTATCTGTATACCCGTCTTACATATATCCTGTTTTGGGAGTACATTAAGGGAGGTTCCAGGGGAGGTTCAAGAGCTGTCCCGAAGATGCACAACTATAAACTTGAAAATTAAATCATACCGCGATCCCAGGCCATTTGCAAATGTGAGATTTGCGTCGCTACCGGTACACGAGAAGGAAACAGCAATTTGCCGGGATTTGTGCCCACAAAACTCAAGCGTGGAAGACCCCAAACCAGTCCCGACACAGAGGGTGTTGGTGGATCTAAGTAAGCGGTAATTTGTGAAACTTGCTACAGCGAATACGGAAGAGGTAAAAGGCACCGTTATAATTCAATCACCTGGACGTCGAATTTGAAAATAATGTTAAAACAAGGAGCAGAAGAGTCCTAGTCGAGTTCTGCGGATGCGGTAGTAGCTGACTATTTGCGTTCTAAGAAATCTTCGTGGGAAGCTGTTTGTCTTCAAGAAATACACTTCTCGTCCAGAATCATCCAAGAATCTAAGTGCAGAATCTTTGTCGAAGGTGTTTAAGGGCGAGTGCAATTTGAGCATGAGGAAAACTTTGGGTAATTAGTATTATATTTatgtacaacaaaatttattttatgtaacCTAATAAATATTTAGGTGTGATAAAAAGTATTTGAGGTTCGAGAGTAAAGTTCGAGCCGCGAGTACGGGAGAAGTTGGTACACGCTaacaccgctcagcactaaagtgcataatttccagactacagcAAAAATGTGtagacattcacaaaatcagctcctgtgtccgcaaaatcgttaaattcgcaaaaaaaaaaattgcacagcaatctagctaggtttactagtgaccttgaaaaacaaaaacaaatatcgacatttcgcatcaagacaagtgtacgagctgtttttgagaatgtgtaactgtaacacatttttgtgtggtatggaaattatgcacttatgagtagggcttacacattctaggtgcggagtggttttagcgtgtctagtctagtctagcctacacatacacagccattcattgaaagaatcctggaaaatgatagaaccgactaattctaccatttttcttgtcattattaatacttGTAGTACATCAGaagtgcattacaagcattaaagcggccaggcctactgtgcagcgttattggtttttTACAAGAAAGCTATAGAGTGAGGACATCTGGTACCAACCGCTCAGTCtatttaaaagcaaaaaaaaccttgaaaatcggtgggggtgatgatgctaagaaggttaatgtcaccccttggtccttagtttcctgggatggaacacaggtatttactctgtatcctggcccttatgcctaggcttaagcgccattactcgctctctgaaacgagaaaaaaagtgTAATGATCCCTTCCCAAAACGATAATTAATATGATAAATAATATGGAAAATATCAGTATAATTATAACGAGTTGCAGACAACTTCACAATGCACATCAGAACAAACTCATCAAAttagtaatttgtagaaaatattAAAGAATACCTAATTTTATTTACCTGAATTGACCTAAAATAGCATTAACTAATTATATGTATATAAAACCATCTAAACTCATCAAATTTAAACTTTGTTACACTGCGGATAGACCATAAAAATGCTGTTGGCTTGCTATTGCTTGAGTTACTATACTCATCGGCCCATCAGCTGATGACCGGTCCACAGGAGTTACCTCGAAGTTTGTTTCGGATCTTCAAGCTGCTACTCGCGTATTTACGCTTGCACACCCTCAGTCACACTTCAACCATTGTTTATGGTTCCAGCATCCAAGCACCATCCTAATCAAGAAGAAATAAGAAGCCTCCGATTCATTCCTCCGGGCAGATATCTTCGAAACTAATAGTTATTTCCGATGCCGGATTGCACccgtaaaaacaaaacaaaaaactctCGCACAGTCGCATCGATCGGAAATGTAGCACTACTAGGTTGCAAGTCCATTCCAAAATCTgcattaaccctcctttggcattagcgtcatttttgacccaaaccgtacactacgccagcgagctgttcccaacgtgttgcaaaaggaaggttaaactgGCACAAACGTACACTCCACAGTCCATTTTAACTTTTTTAAATCAATGATTGTAATTAATCACAGTTTTTGAGTGGCTATCGGCCAAATTGGTAAAAAAAATGACAGCGGCACCACCTAAACACATCACGCAAATTTTGTTGCGTCCTTCCTCGCGCGCGGCACACTTCGATCTTTTCTAGCTGCTTGGTGGTTTTAGCgtgtacacggagagacgaaactacccaaaagtgggttctttccacccaacttcggggttgcgtgcgtcaagccaattttgagttgatggaatcgatgtttttgttgggttgttcccgcttgcttccatgtgaaaaaaatacctaattttaagttttttcaactcaaccgaaattttgactaggttgtattcactcaaatttgagtactgtgctagaaactcagttttggcttgacgcacggaactgcaaaagttggggtgtttctctcttcactctctgacaacaacagaaaaagcgcatgaaaagggagatgaaaaagaactcaaaattgagtttaaaagtacctaattttgagtttttcagtttctccgtgtagtaaGAAACCGGCAACTCAATGATTTATTTGAAGTTGTGCAGTTGAGTAGTATGGTAGTA contains the following coding sequences:
- the LOC134286005 gene encoding elongation factor 1-alpha-like; the protein is MPVVFAQLNSTSSIKSAETHHEALQVTVLEDLNLISVNNITDDFKDNPPKESVGFTSRVIVLDHPGQIDNKYTEEVDCHFTFIATKIAQTKKLLSHQSVQDAPPGVGRAILDRKQTAAANSTNSMNFMDATSDRLLDKYVRRAQTSSKPKFL